The proteins below are encoded in one region of Ricinus communis isolate WT05 ecotype wild-type chromosome 6, ASM1957865v1, whole genome shotgun sequence:
- the LOC107262025 gene encoding glycosyltransferase BC10 isoform X1, whose protein sequence is MARYREDKEYGPDRHMGLLKLVQILSFLVIFVAGIIIGLATSSHINQYFTSQARLFFTNNIAATKIPGDNCTILKPCKAVDCLSMETFLHPKNLTHRMTDQELFWRASLMPYKDEYPFNRVPKVAFLFLTRGPLPMLPLWERFFRSHEKYFAIYVHTPRNYVLNVSTDSPFYGRQIPSQDVEWGSVSLVDAEKRLLSNALLDFSNERFVLLSESCIPVYNFPTVYRYLIHSEYSFVESYDDPTRYGRGRYNRKMLPDIRLYQWRKGSQWFEIQRALAVYMVSDTKYYSIFKRYCRPACYPDEHYIPTYLNMFHGSLNANRTVTWVDWSFGGPHPATYMGINVTESFIQSIRNNKTQCSYNSEMTSVCYLFARKFHPSALEPLLNLTSTVMEF, encoded by the exons ATGGCAAGGTATAGAGAAGACAAGGAATATGGACCAGATAGGCATATGGGTTTGCTTAAATTGGTgcaaattttatcttttctagTTATTTTTGTTGCCGGTATAATCATAGGATTGGCAACAAGTTCTCATATCAATCAGTACTTTACTTCACAAGCAAGGCTGTTTTTCACTAACAATATAGCAGCAACAAAAATCCCTGGTGATAATTGCACAATTTTGAAACCTTGCAAGGCTGTTGATTGTTTGAGTATGGAGACTTTTCTTCATCCAAAGAACCTGACTCATAGAATGACTGATCAGGAGCTTTTTTGGAGGGCTTCTTTGATGCCATATAAGGATGAGTATCCCTTTAATAGGGTGCCTAAAGTAGCTTTCTTGTTTTTGACTAGAGGGCCTTTGCCTATGTTGCCATTGTGGGAGAGGTTCTTTAGAAGTCATGAGAAGTATTTCGCTATCTATGTTCATACACCTCGGAATTACGTCCTCAATGTTTCAACTGATTCTCCATTCTATGGAAGGCAGATCCCAAGTCAG GATGTTGAATGGGGATCAGTGTCACTGGTTGATGCTGAGAAGCGCCTTCTATCCAATGCCCTGCTGGACTTCTCAAATGAACGGTTTGTTCTTCTCTCAGAGAGCTGCATCCCGGTTTATAATTTCCCGACAGTCTACCGGTATCTAATCCATTCTGAATATAGCTTTGTTGAGTCATATGACGATCCGACTCGTTATGGGCGTGGCCGCTACAACCGTAAAATGCTTCCTGATATTAGGCTTTACCAGTGGAGGAAGGGGTCTCAGTGGTTTGAGATTCAACGCGCCCTGGCAGTTTATATGGTATCAGACACCAAATACTATTCCATCTTCAAAAGATACTGCAGGCCTGCCTGCTATCCCGATGAGCATTACATTCCAACTTACCTGAACATGTTTCACGGGTCACTCAATGCAAATCGTACTGTGACCTGGGTAGATTGGTCGTTTGGGGGCCCACATCCGGCAACGTACATGGGGATTAATGTTACAGAAAGTTTCATACAATCTATTCGGAATAACAAGACACAGTGTTCTTATAATTCGGAGATGACATCCGTCTGTTACCTCTTTGCTCGAAAGTTTCATCCGAGCGCCCTAGAGCCCTTGCTTAACCTCACCTCAACAGTAATGGAATTTTGa
- the LOC8288680 gene encoding uncharacterized protein LOC8288680 isoform X1, whose protein sequence is MKSLYCASASPDPKSRSYLCTLFVVASLICSAYFIGGSFIGKEYKERLARWQVIETVQSTKSTNCEDQCKPTGTKALPQGIVRKTSDFEMRPLWNSSLEDNKQKLSKSLLALAVGINQKVVVDQIVKKVLVNPGHLFGFKNFLTIFLLIFIILVQFPLSDFVVMLFHYDGVVDKWRDLPWSDHAIHVSAVNQTKWWFAKRFLHPDIVSEYDYLFLWDEDLGVENFNPKRYLSIIRDEGLEISQPALDPTKSAVYHPITARQPKSTVHRRIYKFKGSGRCYGNSTSPPCIGWVEMMAPVFSTAAWRCAWHMIQNDLIHAWGLDFQLGYCAQGDRTKNVGVVDSEYIVHLGLLTLGVFNGTESNSNSDTQGGLPQKQPSEPHVVDNRVQVRKQSSVEMQIFLDRWKNAAKEDKCWVDPFQQNQTSN, encoded by the exons ATGAAGTCTCTCTATTGT GCTTCTGCTTCACCAGATCCTAAGAGCAGATCATACCTTTGCACTCTCTTTGTTGTGGCATCTTTGATTTGTAGTGCTTATTTTATCGGTGGTTCATTCATTGGAAAGGAATATAAAGAA AGACTAGCAAGATGGCAAGTTATTGAGACAGTGCAGAGTACGAAATCCACTAACTGTGAG GATCAATGTAAGCCTACTGGAACTAAGGCATTGCCCCAAGGAATTGTTAGAAAGACATCAGATTTCGAAATGCGGCCTCTATGGAACAGTTCTTTGGAAGAT AACAAGCAAAAGCTTTCAAAGAGCTTGTTAGCACTTGCAGTTGGAATTAATCAAAAAGTAGTAGTGGACCAAATTGTTAAGAAGGTGTTAGTCAATCCTGGTCACCTTTTTGGCTTTAAAAACTTTCTCACCATTTTTctgctaatatttattatcttagTGCAGTTTCCTTTAAGTGATTTTGTTGTGATGCTTTTTCATTATGATGGTGTTGTGGATAAATGGAGGGATTTGCCATGGAGTGATCATGCCATTCACGTCTCTGCAGTGAACCAAACAAAATG GTGGTTTGCAAAAAGATTCCTGCATCCAGATATAGTTTCTGAATATGATTATCTATTCCTTTGGGATGAAGATCTGGGAGTTGAGAATTTTAATCCAAAACG ATATCTATCTATTATTAGGGATGAAGGCCTCGAAATATCACAGCCTGCCCTTGATCCTACCAAGTCAGCAGTGTACCATCCAATAACAGCACGTCAACCAAAGTCAACCGTGCACAG AaggatatataaatttaaaggtAGCGGAAGGTGTTATGGCAACAGCACTTCTCCTCCTTGCATAGG TTGGGTGGAAATGATGGCACCTGTCTTCTCAACAGCAGCTTGGAGATGTGCATGGCATATGATCCAG AATGACTTAATCCATGCCTGGGGTCTAGATTTTCAGCTTGGTTACTGTGCACAG GGTGATCGAACCAAAAATGTTGGTGTGGTCGATTCGGAGTATATTGTTCATCTGGGTCTTTTAACTCTTGGTGTCTTCAACGGAACTGAG TCAAATTCTAATTCTGATACACAAGGTGGTCTTCCTCAAAAGCAGCCATCAGAGCCCCACGTAGTTGATAATAGAGTACAG gtaagaaaacaatcctctGTAGAGATGCAGATCTTCTTGGACAGATGGAAGAATGCAGCAAAGGAGGATAAATGTTGGGTTGATCCATTTCAACAAAACCAAACTAGTAACTGA
- the LOC107262025 gene encoding glycosyltransferase BC10 isoform X2 yields MARYREDKEYGPDRHMGLLKLVQILSFLVIFVAGIIIGLATSSHINQYFTSQARLFFTNNIAATKIPGDNCTILKPCKAVDCLSMETFLHPKNLTHRMTDQELFWRASLMPYKDEYPFNRVPKVAFLFLTRGPLPMLPLWERFFRSHEKYFAIYVHTPRNYVLNVSTDSPFYGRQIPSQDVEWGSVSLVDAEKRLLSNALLDFSNERFVESYDDPTRYGRGRYNRKMLPDIRLYQWRKGSQWFEIQRALAVYMVSDTKYYSIFKRYCRPACYPDEHYIPTYLNMFHGSLNANRTVTWVDWSFGGPHPATYMGINVTESFIQSIRNNKTQCSYNSEMTSVCYLFARKFHPSALEPLLNLTSTVMEF; encoded by the exons ATGGCAAGGTATAGAGAAGACAAGGAATATGGACCAGATAGGCATATGGGTTTGCTTAAATTGGTgcaaattttatcttttctagTTATTTTTGTTGCCGGTATAATCATAGGATTGGCAACAAGTTCTCATATCAATCAGTACTTTACTTCACAAGCAAGGCTGTTTTTCACTAACAATATAGCAGCAACAAAAATCCCTGGTGATAATTGCACAATTTTGAAACCTTGCAAGGCTGTTGATTGTTTGAGTATGGAGACTTTTCTTCATCCAAAGAACCTGACTCATAGAATGACTGATCAGGAGCTTTTTTGGAGGGCTTCTTTGATGCCATATAAGGATGAGTATCCCTTTAATAGGGTGCCTAAAGTAGCTTTCTTGTTTTTGACTAGAGGGCCTTTGCCTATGTTGCCATTGTGGGAGAGGTTCTTTAGAAGTCATGAGAAGTATTTCGCTATCTATGTTCATACACCTCGGAATTACGTCCTCAATGTTTCAACTGATTCTCCATTCTATGGAAGGCAGATCCCAAGTCAG GATGTTGAATGGGGATCAGTGTCACTGGTTGATGCTGAGAAGCGCCTTCTATCCAATGCCCTGCTGGACTTCTCAAATGAACG CTTTGTTGAGTCATATGACGATCCGACTCGTTATGGGCGTGGCCGCTACAACCGTAAAATGCTTCCTGATATTAGGCTTTACCAGTGGAGGAAGGGGTCTCAGTGGTTTGAGATTCAACGCGCCCTGGCAGTTTATATGGTATCAGACACCAAATACTATTCCATCTTCAAAAGATACTGCAGGCCTGCCTGCTATCCCGATGAGCATTACATTCCAACTTACCTGAACATGTTTCACGGGTCACTCAATGCAAATCGTACTGTGACCTGGGTAGATTGGTCGTTTGGGGGCCCACATCCGGCAACGTACATGGGGATTAATGTTACAGAAAGTTTCATACAATCTATTCGGAATAACAAGACACAGTGTTCTTATAATTCGGAGATGACATCCGTCTGTTACCTCTTTGCTCGAAAGTTTCATCCGAGCGCCCTAGAGCCCTTGCTTAACCTCACCTCAACAGTAATGGAATTTTGa
- the LOC8288680 gene encoding uncharacterized protein LOC8288680 isoform X2: MKSLYCASASPDPKSRSYLCTLFVVASLICSAYFIGGSFIGKEYKERLARWQVIETVQSTKSTNCEDQCKPTGTKALPQGIVRKTSDFEMRPLWNSSLEDNKQKLSKSLLALAVGINQKVVVDQIVKKFPLSDFVVMLFHYDGVVDKWRDLPWSDHAIHVSAVNQTKWWFAKRFLHPDIVSEYDYLFLWDEDLGVENFNPKRYLSIIRDEGLEISQPALDPTKSAVYHPITARQPKSTVHRRIYKFKGSGRCYGNSTSPPCIGWVEMMAPVFSTAAWRCAWHMIQNDLIHAWGLDFQLGYCAQGDRTKNVGVVDSEYIVHLGLLTLGVFNGTESNSNSDTQGGLPQKQPSEPHVVDNRVQVRKQSSVEMQIFLDRWKNAAKEDKCWVDPFQQNQTSN, translated from the exons ATGAAGTCTCTCTATTGT GCTTCTGCTTCACCAGATCCTAAGAGCAGATCATACCTTTGCACTCTCTTTGTTGTGGCATCTTTGATTTGTAGTGCTTATTTTATCGGTGGTTCATTCATTGGAAAGGAATATAAAGAA AGACTAGCAAGATGGCAAGTTATTGAGACAGTGCAGAGTACGAAATCCACTAACTGTGAG GATCAATGTAAGCCTACTGGAACTAAGGCATTGCCCCAAGGAATTGTTAGAAAGACATCAGATTTCGAAATGCGGCCTCTATGGAACAGTTCTTTGGAAGAT AACAAGCAAAAGCTTTCAAAGAGCTTGTTAGCACTTGCAGTTGGAATTAATCAAAAAGTAGTAGTGGACCAAATTGTTAAGAAG TTTCCTTTAAGTGATTTTGTTGTGATGCTTTTTCATTATGATGGTGTTGTGGATAAATGGAGGGATTTGCCATGGAGTGATCATGCCATTCACGTCTCTGCAGTGAACCAAACAAAATG GTGGTTTGCAAAAAGATTCCTGCATCCAGATATAGTTTCTGAATATGATTATCTATTCCTTTGGGATGAAGATCTGGGAGTTGAGAATTTTAATCCAAAACG ATATCTATCTATTATTAGGGATGAAGGCCTCGAAATATCACAGCCTGCCCTTGATCCTACCAAGTCAGCAGTGTACCATCCAATAACAGCACGTCAACCAAAGTCAACCGTGCACAG AaggatatataaatttaaaggtAGCGGAAGGTGTTATGGCAACAGCACTTCTCCTCCTTGCATAGG TTGGGTGGAAATGATGGCACCTGTCTTCTCAACAGCAGCTTGGAGATGTGCATGGCATATGATCCAG AATGACTTAATCCATGCCTGGGGTCTAGATTTTCAGCTTGGTTACTGTGCACAG GGTGATCGAACCAAAAATGTTGGTGTGGTCGATTCGGAGTATATTGTTCATCTGGGTCTTTTAACTCTTGGTGTCTTCAACGGAACTGAG TCAAATTCTAATTCTGATACACAAGGTGGTCTTCCTCAAAAGCAGCCATCAGAGCCCCACGTAGTTGATAATAGAGTACAG gtaagaaaacaatcctctGTAGAGATGCAGATCTTCTTGGACAGATGGAAGAATGCAGCAAAGGAGGATAAATGTTGGGTTGATCCATTTCAACAAAACCAAACTAGTAACTGA